TAAAATAGCTAAGACACGCGCAACCGATTCTATGGGTAATCGCTTACTGAGCACCGCTACCGCCATACTCCATAATGACAATAAAAATACCCATAATAATAAGGATCCTTCATGCGATCCCCATACTGCCGATAATCGATAATACCAAGGTAATGCACTGTTAGAGTTCGAGGCAATATAAGCCACTGTGAAATCATTAATTAAAAAGAGGTAGCTTAAAATAATAAAAGCCAAGGTGACAAAAATACATTGTAAAATAGTAAATGTTTTCGCCGACTTTATTGCACCTTGATGACCACTATAAACACCATACAGCGGATATACCGCCTGTAGAAGCGCTAACATACAAGCGATTGCGAGTGCAATTTGTCCAATTTCAGCCAGCATCTAATATTCCTGTTTTTTATTTATTTTCAAATGTTTCATACCCTTGATAGCCTCTTGGACTTCGGGTGGCATATACTCTTCATCATGTTTTGCTAAGACCTCAAAGGCATTAATTTGTGTTGCATTTAATAACACACCTTGGGCGACAATGCCTTGCCCCTCACGAAAAAGATCAGGTAAAATACCATCAAAAAAGATAGTGACTCTCTCTCCGCCATCATCAATTAAATCAAAACTGACTTTTAAACTCGTTTGGTCACGCTTTACACTGCCATTGACCACCATCCCACCAATACGTAAACGTTGCCCTATTTGAGGTTTTTCTCCGGTCTCATTTTTTCCCTTAACAATCTCTGTGGGAGTATAAAAAAGATCAATATTTTGCTGTAAAGCAAAGAGCACTAAGCCCACGGACAGTGAGAGGCCAATCACTAACGCAGAGGTAATAATAAGTCTTTTTTTACGCCTTGGGTTCATAAGGTACCTTCCAAATTTTGTGCTTGTTTAATACGTTTTTCTCGTGCTAGACGTGAACGAACTTTCTGAAATATTTTACGTTTTTCATAAATAGTATGTAACGTAATAATAACTAAACTTAATAAAAAAAGAGCATAAGATAACCACACATAAAAGCCGTAACCACCCATCGCAAAAAAATCATTGATTGAATCAAAAGCCATCTACATTTTACCTTTTAATTGATACATAACCAGTTCACTAACCCAGCGACGGTGACTTTCACGCGCTAATATTTCATTACGAAAGCGCATTAAGCTCAATACCACAAAACACATAGCAAATGCAAAAATCATAATGATCAATGGCCATAACATTTCAGCGGGCATTGACGGTTTATCAAATTTACTGATAGTTGCGCCTTGATGTAACGTATTCCACCACACTACCGAATAATGAATAATGGGTAAATTAATCACCCCCACCAAGGTTAAAATAGAGGCAGCTCGCCCCGCGAGATCTTTATCAGAGAACGCGTTATACAGCGCAATGATCCCTAGGTATACAAATAATAAAATCAATTCAGAGGTGAGGCGCGCATCCCACACCCACCAAGCGCCCCACATAGGTTTACCCCAAGCGGCGCCTGTCACTAGAGCGATAAAAGTAAACACGGCGCCAATAGGCGCAGTTGTCGCGACCATCATTTCTGCCATTCTGATTTGCCACACTAAACCAATAAAGGCTGCGATAGCCATACTTGAATATGCCCCCATCGCCAGCATAGCAGCCGGCACATGAATATAAATAATGCGAAAACTATCGCCTTGCTGATAATCGGCAGGGGCAAATAATAACCCCCACGTTAAGCCAACCATAAAGGCACACAAACAGGTAACAACAAACCAAGGTAGTAATTTTCCTGCAAATTGATAGCTTTTTTCAGGCT
The sequence above is a segment of the Psychromonas sp. CNPT3 genome. Coding sequences within it:
- the ccmE gene encoding cytochrome c maturation protein CcmE, which gives rise to MNPRRKKRLIITSALVIGLSLSVGLVLFALQQNIDLFYTPTEIVKGKNETGEKPQIGQRLRIGGMVVNGSVKRDQTSLKVSFDLIDDGGERVTIFFDGILPDLFREGQGIVAQGVLLNATQINAFEVLAKHDEEYMPPEVQEAIKGMKHLKINKKQEY
- the ccmD gene encoding heme exporter protein CcmD, producing the protein MAFDSINDFFAMGGYGFYVWLSYALFLLSLVIITLHTIYEKRKIFQKVRSRLAREKRIKQAQNLEGTL
- a CDS encoding heme ABC transporter permease yields the protein MWKWLHSFAKPEKSYQFAGKLLPWFVVTCLCAFMVGLTWGLLFAPADYQQGDSFRIIYIHVPAAMLAMGAYSSMAIAAFIGLVWQIRMAEMMVATTAPIGAVFTFIALVTGAAWGKPMWGAWWVWDARLTSELILLFVYLGIIALYNAFSDKDLAGRAASILTLVGVINLPIIHYSVVWWNTLHQGATISKFDKPSMPAEMLWPLIIMIFAFAMCFVVLSLMRFRNEILARESHRRWVSELVMYQLKGKM